AAACCGCTCTCGGCAGCGCTCGTACAAAGCGTCAGGCATCAGCCTTTCTGCTCCTTGGCGGCCTTGATGAATCCGCGGAACAAGGGATGCGGATTCATGGGACGGGACTTGAATTCAGGATGGAACTGGCAGCCCAGGAACCACGGATGTTCCGGAAGCTCGACCATCTCCACGAGGGAATCGTCCGGAGCCAGGCCGGAGAAGATCATGCCCTTTTCGCGGAGGCATTCGAGATACTTGTTGTTGAATTCGTAGCGATGGCGGTGCCGCTCGTCGATGCGGGTCTGGCCATAGGCAGCGAAGGCCTTGGTATCCTTGACGACCTTGCAGGGATAGGACCCCAGCCGCATGGTGCCGCCCTTGTCGGACTGCGCGCAGCGGGTTTCCGTCTTCTTGGTGCGGAAGTCGAACCATTCCGTCATCAGGTAGATGACGGGATCCTTGACCTTGCAGTCGAATTCCTCGGAATTGGCGTCCAGGCCGCAGACGTTGCGCGCATACTCGATGACGGCGCACTGCATGCCCAGGCAGATGCCGAAGAACGGAATCTTGTTTTCACGGGCATAGCGGATGGCCTCGATCTTGCCTTCCACGCCGCGCGAGCCGAAACCGCCCGGCACGAGCACGCCGTCGAGATTCTTGAGCTTGCGCTCCACGTTCTTCGCCGTGATTTCCTCGGAGTTGACATAGACGAGATCCACGGCCACGTCGTTGGCCACGCCGCCGTGGACCAGAGCTTCGTGCAGGCTTTTGTACGCTTCCTTGAGCTCAACGTACTTGCCGATGATGCCGATGGTCACACGTCCCTGAGGGAACTCCATTTTCCGGTTCAGTTCCCTCCAGGCGTTCAGGTCCGCGTTCTTGGCGGGCAGCCGGAGCAGAATGGCGATTTTCTGATCGACGCCCTGCTCGTAGAATTTGAGCGGCACTTCATAGATGTTCTTCACATCCACGGCCGAGAACACGGCATCCGAATCCACGTCGCAGAAAAGGGCGATCTTTTTCTTGAGGTGGTCGTCGAGATTCACCTCGGAACGGCAGAGGATGATGTCCGGCTGAATGCCGATGCTGCGCAGCTCCTTGACGCTGTGCTGCGTGGGCTTGGTCTTCAGCTCGCCCGCGGCCGCCAGGTAGGGCACGAGGGTCAGGTGGATGTAAAGGACGTTTTCCTTGCCGAGGTCGTTCTTGAGCTGGCGGATGGCCTCCAGGAAGGGCTGGCCTTCGATGTCGCCGACCGTGCCGCCGATTTCGATCAGGGCCACGTCCTCG
This portion of the Paucidesulfovibrio longus DSM 6739 genome encodes:
- a CDS encoding CTP synthase, with amino-acid sequence MKTKFIFITGGVLSSLGKGLAAASIGALLQARGLKATIQKLDPYINVDPGTMNPFQHGEVYVTDDGAETDLDLGHYERYLERPMTQRNNYTSGSIYNAVITKERRGDYLGGTVQVIPHITDAIKEAVLGLPTDEDVALIEIGGTVGDIEGQPFLEAIRQLKNDLGKENVLYIHLTLVPYLAAAGELKTKPTQHSVKELRSIGIQPDIILCRSEVNLDDHLKKKIALFCDVDSDAVFSAVDVKNIYEVPLKFYEQGVDQKIAILLRLPAKNADLNAWRELNRKMEFPQGRVTIGIIGKYVELKEAYKSLHEALVHGGVANDVAVDLVYVNSEEITAKNVERKLKNLDGVLVPGGFGSRGVEGKIEAIRYARENKIPFFGICLGMQCAVIEYARNVCGLDANSEEFDCKVKDPVIYLMTEWFDFRTKKTETRCAQSDKGGTMRLGSYPCKVVKDTKAFAAYGQTRIDERHRHRYEFNNKYLECLREKGMIFSGLAPDDSLVEMVELPEHPWFLGCQFHPEFKSRPMNPHPLFRGFIKAAKEQKG